From Impatiens glandulifera chromosome 7, dImpGla2.1, whole genome shotgun sequence:
AGCCTCGATTGCCTCGTCAGAAGACATCGTAGAGTTTCGAGGTACTGCATTCGTAGAAAGAATCGATTGCTTTCTCCTGTATTTCTTCCAGTAGTTGATTAGAGATCCACATGGAAAATTCTTTGGTTTACCGGAAATCCTTATTAGACCTATCGAACAGTTATATGTTAAGGCATGTTTGTTGTTATCTACTAATCGAGTAGAATTACTAATAACAACAACAGTCGAAGGATAGAGTATGATAGACATATATACGAATCTATGCTTATGATTCCATGAACATACTCAATAGAAAGATTACCTAAGGATTCGGGAAGGAGATGAAAGAAACTAGAGATATTTTGCACCTCAAACCCTGTTTGAATGAAGATAAACTATATGGGAAGAAGatgatctttttttttttcaaactcaaagATTAGGATGCTGGGCTTGGGCtgtagaaaaaattaaaagaataaataaatctgGACCTTGATGAATTGGGCtgcaacaaaataaaattgaagatatttatatatttttaagcaCCTGAAATACTGTAATGTATACACATTATCAGCACAACTTTACatttaagaaatcaaaatgaaattGAAACACCCTAATTGAGTTCAGAGAAAGAGAACTATTACGTAATGACATTTGTCATTGtaacaaaagaaacaaaattaaaatgtataataatagtCAAAATACCAAGATTTGTTTCAGGGTGAAATcttgcttaaattaattttttttaaggaatgtTTTCGAGTTCTTGTTCTTCTAGGGATTAGTTAGAGGTGCATAGTAAGTAGATAGAGGTGCATAGTAAGTTTTGCTCTTGAACTTTTCTTAAACTAACTTATAACTATTTACTTATTTGGCCACTTTAGAAGGAAGATGTTATTATAAGTATAGTTCATGCCATAAAAAATTATGcttaagagataaaaataaattacatgtttGATTCTCATTTGGAACATTTtaagttaaagttaaattataattgaaataatcgTGTTAATTTGATACTTCAAGGAAGAGGtataagaaacaaacaaaaatgttATGAGATTGAATGATATTAATTTGGacaaactaatataaaaaattatcagtttaaataattgaaatttcaaTTAGCAATTTAAGCATTTACCACAAACTTAATAAGACGGCTAACAATTCATGTTtctagtaaaaataaataaataaattttacaaaattattacatttaaaaagcAGTCTATTGAGAATTCTTAACATTTGAACTAACTAATGAATGAGAAACTAAATTAAtactataattatgaaaataataattataaaaataataataataattttgaaaaaaataataataaatattattataataataaaaatattaataaatataataataataattctgaaaataataattccaaaaaataataataatatttctgaaaataatgatgattatattaattctaataataataataatactgaaaataatattaataattctaaaaataataataataataataataataattttaataataataattctgaaaataataataataaatatattaattataataataacaatattaataaatataatattaataaaataataataataatactaattctgaaaatattaataataataacaataaataataataataataattattataataataataattattattattataataataataacactattaataaatataatattaataaaataattctgaaaataataataattattataataataataattctaaaaataataataataataaataatggttAATGAATCTATCTATTCTTCGTGGTTGCTGAAGAGAATCTGTATACTACTCATGTGATTGATGTGAATGaggttttaattataataataatattaataattttaataataatgataataataattttgaaaataattctgaaaataataataataagtatattaattataataataacaatattaataaatataatattaataaaataattttgaaaataataataataaatatattaataataataataataatgttaataaatataatattaataaaataattcttaaaataataataataattctgaaaataataattataataattttgaaaataataataataaaatattaattataataataacaatattaataaatataatattaataaaataataataataataataataattctgaaaatagtaataataacaataataataattataataataaccatattaataaaataattctaaaataataataataattataataataataattctaaaaataataataataaataatattttattgaaggTTCTACTGTACATGGAGGAATATTTAATAGGATAATCAAGATACTAAATGATGgtcttaattataataataataataattctgaagattataataatattaataattctaataattattaataatgataataataattctgaaaataattataataatattattaattcaaaatactaattctgaaataataataataattctaataataataataattctgaaaataataataataataattttgaaaatatttttgaaaataataataataaatatattaattataataataacaatatcaataaatataatactaataaaataattctgaaaataataataataataataattctgaaaataataattataataattttaaaaataataataataataaatatgaaaataataataataattatgaaaataataataatattaattctaataaaattaataaaatgataataataataattctgaaaataaaaaaaaaaattaataatgctaatgataataataataattcttgaaataataataataaatataataagaacaatattaataattataataataataaataatattaataaatataattataataataataaataatattaataataaataaaataataataataatataataattataattattattataaatataataattataattctgaaaataataatagtaatattaataattcaaaataataattctaaaaataataataataataataataattctgaaaataataacaataataattttgaaaataattctgaaaataataataataaatctattaattataaaaatcacaatattaataaatataatattaataaaataattctgaaaataataataataattataacaataacaataataattctaaaaataataataataataattattattattattatactagcTATGTGTCCATATGTacctataaaaatataataaaaaaagattaaataattattttcttacatatttttttttccaataaacctcTAATCTTGTTAACTATGTAGATTGTAATATCGTGTTCGTTATTTCCAAGTTTGTAGATCGAATCCAAGGGTGTCGATAGGCTTACATATCCAAGCACGTCGGTTTCTTTAAAAGGTTTATGGTATAGCTATCCATGGGACGTCTCTAGAATTACCGAAAATCCTGATTAGACCTATCGAACACTTATATGTTTTAAGGCAGGTTTGTTGTTATCTACTAATCGAgtagaattattaattacaacAATAGTCTAATGATAGAGTGTGATAGACATATATACGAATTTGGGGACGAATCTAGAAATTAAAGTTAGAgtagacttaaaaaaaatttagattaacttcaaacaaataaatgaaaaataaataatatatagatgaaatgaattactattattatttttaaaagtttgtatTGTGTAAATTGctactttaatattaattattttttgaaaaatatatttaaacattaagtaaaaaaatttgTAGAGATAAAACAtacttaaaaacaaataaatgaccGTATCTAACTAACCTTCCAAATAAACGAAAATAATCAAAGAGCCagtattttttgagtttttttttttttttctagaaagCCTGTTTGATAAGAGTTTTtacaaaataagattttttttttttttgttgtggTTGTTGAttaaagatcaaaataattttaatttctttttatctatctggaataaaaattaatttaaaaaagttaaataaaatctattttttataataaaagagagtaaataaataaaataataattagatttcacaaaaaaaagaaaaaaaaaaaaaataccaaatgTCAAATGTCTCTCTCTTCCATCTCTCatataggaaaaaaaaacagaGCATTAACGTAGGCCCAGGGCAGCCCTAGGCTATATCCGTCTCTATACGAATCTATGCTTATGATTCCATGAACATACTCAAGAGAGAGATTACCTAAAGATTCGGGAAGGAGATAAAAGAAACCAGAGATATTTTGCACCTCAAACCCTGTTTGAATGAAGATAAACTATCTGAGAAGAAGatgatcttttttttttcaaactcaaagATTGGTATGTTGGTATTGGGctgtagaaaaaataaaataaaaataaatttgggcCTTGATGAATTGGACTGcaacaaaataaattgaagatTTTAAGTCCCTGAaatattataagatataaaaattatcagCATAACTTTACttttaagaaatcaaaatgaaaatgaaacaccttagaaacaaaattaaaatgtataataatagtCAAAATAACAAGATTTGCTTAAGAGTGAAATcttgcttaaattaattttttaaggaaTGTTGTAGAGTTATTCTTTGAGGGATTAACTAGAGAGGTGCATAATAAGTTTttgttattgattttttttttaaaacttggTAAAACTTATAACTATTTACTTATTTGACCATATTAGAAGAAGACATAATCagagattaaaaattatatgtttgattctcagaataatttaatttaaagttaaattgaaatattgtactagtttcttaaatttaaaatatatatatttatttatagagaAACTTGTTAtactttcaaaaaaaataaaagaaaaagaaaagccaacatttattttttcatccaTGAATACCTCATGAAGAATTATATGACCTAAAATAACTGAGACAATTTCAttctataaataatattatagaacaaatcataaatttaaataattaaaatttctacTACAAGCTTAATAAGACGGCTAACAATTCATGTttctaacaataataaataaataaaatttaaaaaattattacatttaaaaagcAACCTAGTGAAAATTCTTAACATTTGAACTAACCAAtgagaaacaaaattaatagAAGAAATTTAAATAAGCAATTTGAGTATCCATATAAATTGAAGGAAATGATAGACAGCGGAAAAGTTTTGCAAGTTTTGCAGGAATAGGTAGGAAAATGATGTGTCATCTTTTCGACACATCTTTTCAttggattaaaattttaaaattctttctCCTGTTACATTTTAAATCCAATAGGGTGATGACACATTATTTTCCTACGTATTTTTGTCAAAAAATTTCTATTCTCTGTCATTTCTCTAAACTGAAAAGTTTGGTGAGgctgaaaataaaaattactccaataaaccaaaatttagatagaaagagagagaaggcaaaatatataagttcaaatatttttctgtaaaataaaaatccaaatcaCCAATTTGAGCCTCAACCACATTTGATAAAGATAAACTGTACGAGGctataaaagtatttaaaaaaataaataaaagcgtTACAGCAAAACACTATTCaagtataaaatgataaaaacaatatcattgATTCAAAATGACAGAGAGAATCTGATTCGCCCAGTCTCAGTTGTTCCACCGCCCCAAACCTCTTCCATCATTATTATTTCCCCATTCTCCACGGCCGGCACCACCACCACCTTGATGCGGAGGATGAATCATCGGTCCCTGCAACGGGAATACACCACGAGGAGGATGAAGAGGCTGCATATTTGGCGGGAACCCCAAAATGGATGGTCTATTGTCATGTGACCCCAAACCCAACCGACCCATATCATATGGAGGGCCACCATAGATTATCTGCGGGGGAGGTGCTATTGGCACAAAGAAAttatgaggaggaggaggagcagGAGCAGGATGAAGAACAGGATGACTTTGTTGTATTGGGGGGCAACCTATTGGCCGAAAGAATGGCCTCGGTTGTTGCTGCTGCTGATGCTGCTGTTGCTGCTGCATCATGGGAATCGGATAAGGTGGGTCTCTCGGCAATGGCCGATGACATTGGTCTTCTCGGTCGTGAATTTTAGTCACGGGTATAGGAGAGGAGAAAGGTACTGCCTTTGGCGGTGGTGGGCCCATAACAAGTTTTGAATCCAAACcagaagcagcagcagcaggtgCCGCCCTTGGCGGTGGTGGGCCCATAACAAGTTTTGAATCCAACCCAGAAGCAGAAGCAGCAGCAGCTGCTGGCTTTGGGGGTGGGAGGAGGTCTATAACAGTTGCTGATTCGGAAGAAAccgctgctgctgctgctggcgACTTCTGTTTCATAGCATCCAACGATCCATTTCCATTTTCGTTCTCTCTGCTAGGCTTAAGAACATTACCATGGCTTTCACGAACGTGCGATTCGAATTTGTCCTTTATTACGAATGACTTCAGGCACAGAGGAGATGAACACACGAACAGATCATCGGTCCGTTTGATAGTCTCAACGATTTCTATACTTTCTTCACATCTGCATTCACAGCAAGAAATGTCAACCATCCATCCCCCACTTGTTTTCTTCACAAAGTAAAAAAAAGGATGGAAAATCTTTACTTACACAAAGCAATTTTTTGTACTCTCTGAACAGCTAAGACAGAAGACATGGGTACAAGGAATCTACAACACAAAATCAacatattactaatttaaactcacaaataatattaacaaaccGAATAAACAGCTTCTAAGAAATGATAAACTTATGGAAAACTCATGTCTTCAAGGTTATGTGTTCAAATTTTCACacataatcatttaaaataatatgacaaacTTCTCAATATATGAAAAAATCTTTAAGGATTTGTGGAAGAAGAGGGCCTGGTAGATGACACATTAGGAAAGCATTTATTGACTCTCTTTGCTCACCGGTTTTCTGAGCCATATTGTGAAGATTGAGTAGTTCACGTGGTTGTGATTTAGTGATCACGTGAGTTTCGCGTGATCTTTGGAATGAATGTTGTTTGAGTAATTCACGTTAATGTGATTTAGTGATCACGTGAGCTTTGGAATGTTATTTGAGTAGTTCATGTGGATGTGACTGAGTGATCACGTGAACTTTGGAATGTTATTTGAGTAGTTCATGTGGATGTGACTGAGTGATCACGTGAGCTTTGAAATGTTGTTTGAGTAGTTCACGTGGATTTGATAGAGTGATCACGTGAGCTTTAGAATGTTGTTTGAGTAATTTACGTGGATGTGATTGAGTGATCACGTGAGCTTTTGAATTGTTTGAGTagttaaatttatgataaattttatcatttaaaaactaaatttagtttccCAACAATGGTTTCCAAATGGGGAATGTACAAGTAAACGATCATTAGAAAACTTGACCTGAAATCAACTTCATAGAAACCAACCAATATAATATGAgaagcaagcaagcaagcaCATAATCTTGTTTCATTCAAAACAAAGAGAACTTACCAAACGGCCATAAGCAGCTATTGGAAAGTCACAATTGAGACAGAAATGAAGGCGTTCACCATTTGATCGTCGTCCAACATTCTTCACAAGAAGAGCAGCAGGAGGTGGACCCAGGCTTTTGGCGATCGTTTTGGCGATCGTCATATCTTCTAGGGCTATGTCCTGTCTCCAGCTTAATCTGCAGCATCATAGTGTAGTCTTGAAAAACAGAAGTTCAAaatgcaaaaaataaaaaactacaGTCTTCCCTGCAAAAGGAAGTACCCAATTCTTAAGCTCAATCAAGTAACTTCCGATTCTTACAACAAATTTCCATCTGATTCGTGCAAAACATTACTGATAAGCGAAAACGAAACAAATCCATGCTAATCAGTATTCATCAAAGCCACAATTCATAAGATTGAATCAGCGTAATAACAGATGCGATCACCTCGTGCAACGATTATGATAAATACATATAGAATTCAGTCAGATCAAGCAAAGATAGGAGACAGATCAGTATCATCCTATAT
This genomic window contains:
- the LOC124910077 gene encoding E3 ubiquitin-protein ligase HAKAI homolog, with amino-acid sequence MTIRPPTTIWPPTTIQAPDDGKKQANILSWRQDIALEDMTIAKTIAKSLGPPPAALLVKNVGRRSNGERLHFCLNCDFPIAAYGRLIPCTHVFCLSCSESTKNCFVCEESIEIVETIKRTDDLFVCSSPLCLKSFVIKDKFESHVRESHGNVLKPSRENENGNGSLDAMKQKSPAAAAAVSSESATVIDLLPPPKPAAAAASASGLDSKLVMGPPPPRAAPAAAASGLDSKLVMGPPPPKAVPFSSPIPVTKIHDREDQCHRPLPRDPPYPIPMMQQQQQHQQQQQPRPFFRPIGCPPIQQSHPVLHPAPAPPPPHNFFVPIAPPPQIIYGGPPYDMGRLGLGSHDNRPSILGFPPNMQPLHPPRGVFPLQGPMIHPPHQGGGGAGRGEWGNNNDGRGLGRWNN